Genomic window (Leptospira kirschneri serovar Cynopteri str. 3522 CT):
TTAAACTCCGAATGGACTGCTTTTTTAGAATGTATTTTTTAGCCCTTTTTTTTAGAATACTCTAATAGAATGAAAAGTGATTTTACTGTGGCAAAAAAGATTCGAAAAAAATTTTTAGGACTTTGTGTAATTCTACAAAGCCTGATTTTTACTTTTATACTTTATTCAGAAAGTAAATTAGAAATCCCTAAAGTCTTTGAATCTCCTCGAGAAGAACTTGAACTTGACTCCATTGATAAATTTTTTTCTGAACATAAAGAATACGTTTCCGACGGTTTTGACTTTCCAGTTGGAAAACCGAACGCAAAGGGTTATATAGACAAACAACCTTTTGGAAAAAATTTTCATCTAGGTGAGGATTGGAATGCGGTCGGTAGAAACGACTATGGAGATCCGGTTTATGCTGTTTCACACGGAATCGTGAAATTTGTAGGTGACGAAGGGCCCGGTTGGGGAACCGTAATTATGATGACTCATCTACTTCCCAACGGAAAACGAATCAATTCTCTTTATGCACATCTTTCTAAGATAAATGTTTCTAAAGGAGATCGGATTCGAAAAGGCAAAGTGATCGGTAGGATCGGTGACGCCAATGGTCGTTATGGGCCACATCTGCATTTCGAAATGCGGGATGATTTTTTGCTTCCGACAGGCCCTGGTTATAGTAGAAATCCTTCTGGTTATCTCAATCCAAAAGTATTCATCCGTAAAAATCGAAAATTGAAATGATCGATAAAAATTTCTTTCTCTGTAAAAAGAACTTTTTGTGAAATGTCACGAATTCAGAAGCGATGTTCTGAATTCTTTCTCAGTGTTTTTCACGAAACTTTAGAATTGTGGGAACTCTCACAAATCGTGGATTTACCTGTTAACTTTGAAAATTGTGGGAACTACTATGAAATACAAAAAGACATCCTCCATTTGATTTTTGCACAAAACCGTTGTTTTGCGACTATTACGAAAATTTTAAAGTGAATCCGACTGAGAAAGAAATTTCTAAAAGTATGAGTTCCTACAATTTGAGAATTTGTTCGTAAAATCGTGGTTTGTGAGAGTTCCCACATTTTTAAAATAAAGAGAAAGTGAATTTGGTATTATCCAGCGCGAAGCGATTGAGACCACCCCACAAGTTGAATAGGGTTTTAGAATCAAAATTGAACTAAAGCACAACGCTTTCCTGAATGCCGATCCTTAGAGAGGCATTCGCTGAGTTTTCCGGGTCGCGTTGGAAACTAAAGCAAAACGCTTTTTACGAAAGCGTTAACTCAGCAAAACGCTTTCCTAAGGGTCGCGTTTTAGGTTGCTCGAAGTAACTCAAGCCGTCTCGCTTCTACGGTCGCTCGACAGGTCGCGTTGTGGAATCCAAAACGCACATTTTTCAAGTGTTCCGACAAGAATGAGACTTTTTACTTGCAAAAAGTATGTTTTTCTGATAGAGAAAAATCTTTCAAATTTTCCCACCACCACTCAAAACGCGGGCGGGGTCGATCTTTTTACAGAGGATTTATCGTAATTCCTACAGATTTATATTGAGATCCAAATACTTGTGGGACTCTCCATGGAACGTTCGACGGATCGCATTTTATAATCAATTTAAATCAGAAAAAGATTTTGTTTCCTCAATTTGTTGATCGGAGCTGAAAATGCGGTCCGGCAATACTCAAACTTTATTATATAGAATTTACATGATTAGAGTTGTTGATTCTCTATCTGTTTTATGAAAACGGTCGTTGGAGTATTTTGTGAATCTCTACTTTCAACAATTTTATTGAAGTGTAAACTATTGGATTGTGTACTCTGTTCTATAGTTTTGAGTAGGAATCGGTTCTCAAAATCTAAATTCTAATTTTTTTCAAAAAAATGAATCGTGGGGATGAATTTACATTCAAAGCAAGTATCCAAACTCAATATTCCCAGGTTTGTGATAAAAAGTTGCTTTCCTGTTGGATTTGGATTTTTGTAATCAATATCATACCAAGTGTTATGAATAAAAGAATGTCGATCGAATCTATTTCTGAGATTCTTTGAAAAATCAAATTGACAGTATATGCATGAACCGTTTCCGTTTGGTTCTGAAATATAGAAACAGGAAATCCATGAAGAAATTTCTGATATTCGTAAGTTTTGCAATCAGTCTGCTTTTTGTAGCGACCGGAGCCGCCTATGGACAACAAGAAGATTGTTCTAAGTTGGCATTTATGGACGATGTCCAACGGAAACCAAGAACGGATTTACCCTTTCCTATCTCTGAAATGAGACGTCTGAGACCGGAAGATATTTGTAAAAAGAAAGAAGGTTGGTTTCCCACCGGTCTTCCTCTTTTGAATTCCGATCCGAACGTAGGTGTTGGATACGGGGTCCGGGTATTTTTGATCAATAACGGTAAAAAATCCGATCCGTTTTTTGAATACGCTCCGTATCGATTTAGAATGTTCGCCCAGTATTTTAATACGACTAAAAATAGACAGTACCAAGATATCAGTTTTGATGCTCCTTATGTCTTTGATACCAAGTGGAGACTGAGAGGGGATTTGATCTACGATACAAATCCAAATACTTTATATTATGGAATAGGCGAGAAATCCTTAGAAAGTCTTTCCTACCAAGAACGCAATCAACCGGGAGGTGAAGTCGTAAGAAACGCAACTTACCACGAAAGAGAAAAAAATATCTATTTTACAAGACCTGGCGGTCCAGGGGATCCAGTCGATTTTCAAGGAACCAATTACTCTGGTTTTCCGAACAATGATGCGTTTCGGGTCACGGATCGAATGTATAACCGCTATGACATCCGTTCCCCACAAGCCAATCTCAGTGGAGAACATATCTTTTTCGGGGGATTGGTTAGAACGGTCGCTGGAGTTAGGGTTTCTCAGAACATAATCAAAACTTTCGACGGTCAATTTGTAAAAAGTACGGATCCTTTGACGGAAGGAACTCCTTTTAGTAATTCCGGTATGACTCCCAACGGAAAAACAAAAGTAACCGAAGATGCAGAAGCTAGAAAAATTATAGGAGCTAACGGCGGTAATGTGAATTCGGTTCGATTTGGATTGGTCTTAGACACTCGGGACTTGGAACCAGATCCGAACCGAGGAATGTTTGTGGAAGCGACTTATGAAAAAGTTGCTAAAGCCTTTGGATCTGATTTTCAATATTCCAAATATTTTACTCAGATTAAATTATTCTACAGTCCGTTTCCAAAAGTATTTGATAAACTAGTCATTGCGGGTAGAGGGGCGTTTGGTTTGACCGAAGGGGATGCACCATTTTTCGAATATAGAAATTTATGGTCTACAGAAGGTGGAATTACTGGTCTCGGAGGACTAAGAACTCTGAGAGGTTATAAACAAGATCGATTTACCGGTAAAGCAATGGGATGGGGAAACATAGAACTTCGTTGGAAGTTTTTCGATTTTAACATAGCCGGACAACATTTTGCTCTTAACCTGGTGCCTTTTATGGATTTTGGTAGAGTTTGGGACGACGAACATAACGTGGGGCTTAAGGATTATAAATATTCCAGAGGTTTGGGATTTAGAATCGCCTGGAATCAGAGTACGATCTTAATGTTGGACTACGCGGTTTCCAAAGAAGACAAACAAGTATTTATGAACTTTAACCACATTTTCTGAGGGAATCATGAAAAAATATCAGTATATTCTAATATTCTATATCTTATTTTCTTTTTTTGTAAATTGCGAGGAGAAACCGGACGATACTACTTTAGGTTTTATCAACGAGGACGAGAAAGTATTACTTGCAGGTATGTTATTTTTTAATCCTTATTCGGTGGATACTACTTCCGGAACGATTACCGATACAACGAGTAGGTTGATGTGGAAAATTTGTACACAGGGGCAGGCTCTTAGGGTAGGACAAAACGGCCAATACGATTGTGAAGGAATCAACGATGCTTCTACGATCATAGGAAGATACGGCGCTTCTCTTTTTCAATATTGTTCTCTCAATCTGAGCGACTGTAATACCATTTCTATCCCGCAGGTTTTAGTTGGACAAACTTCCGGATTTTCCGGAACGAGCGAAGCCTATGATACTTGTTCTCAGGATCGTACTGCAGGACATTCCGATTGGAGACTTCCCAACTTACCGGAGTTAAAGGCTTTGACCGCTTCCGGAAGTTTGAATTCTTTTCTTTTGAAATTTCCGAATACTGTAGAAGACCATTATTGGACTTCTTGGGCAAAGGAAGGAACTGTGGATACGGCTCATACAATTAGTTTTGAAGCTTCTCATTTTGGGGAAGAAATGGCTTTTGCAAAAACGAATCGAAATTTTGTCCGATGCGTTCGAAGTCTTCCTTAATTATTGAGAAGTCAAAAAATTTTTATGAGCGTATCTAAATAGAAGTAGAGTATGTTTCATCCAAAGATTGATAAAAAAAATTAGGAGAGTGCTTGTATGGGGAACTTTTTGCGTTCTGTCTAAACTTGAAATAGGTATGTTGTTTAGATTTTACTACTTAACGTGAATTAACACCGATGGTGGGGGAACTCAAGCAGAACGCTCTCTCAAACTCAAGCCGTTTCACTTCTTGAACTTAGCAAAACGTTTTCCTGAATGCCGATCCTTAGAGAGGCATTCGCTTTAGTTTTCCGGGTCGCTTGAAGTAATTAAAGCGTCTCGCTCGTTCGACAGATTGTGTTTGAAATTGAAACGAAACAGGGTTGGTGTATTATGTTTCCTGTATGCAATTTATTGACGAAAACTAAAGAACCCGGTTCGGGTTGTCCGTGGCAAGCCAGATTTGCCTCGGTTTTCTTACGTCGAACTCACGTTAAAATTGGACAGAATGTTAAATTTGGAAAGACTTGCCGTACTTCGTTATTGTTACGGCGAGAGAGATTTTTTAGCGGTTTTGTTTTGAGATAAGTTGTAGAAATTAATTCTTTTCACTTGTCTTAGAAAAGGTGTTTCGTATAACGGGATTTTAACTTTCTAAAATAGGATCTTAGAAGGATTTAGATCTATTTTAGAGGATAATTCATCACATTATCCGGGTTATAAAAAGGTTTTAAAGGCGACTTTAGGAAGTTTTTGAATACTTTACCGGAAATGAAAAGATTGTTAGATTGATTTTGATGAATAATTGTAAATTTTTGATTCTAAATAGATGAAAAACGATAATCAGATTTTAAAACTACAAAGATCTTTCATTCCTATTTTTTGCAAAAGTAGAAAGTGGAGTTTAAAAAATTTCTACAAATCCTTTTTTACAATTTTTGTAATTTCTGGATGTATTTTTATCTCTTCTTTAAAAATTTCTGCCCAAGAAAACTTTACGGGTTGTGACAAGCCAGAAGCAAGAAAGGATCTTCCTTTTTCGATCGATCGGGCCAAACAGATGTGTAAAAAAGATTTGGATAATAAAAAAGAAGGTTGGTATCCTACGGGACTTCCTTTGATCAATTCTGATCCGAACGAAGGGATCGGATACGGAGTCAGAGTTTACGGCTATAATAACGGAAAAAAAAGTGATCCGTTTTTTGAATATACTCCATATAGACTTCGTTTTTTCGCGCAGTATTTTAATACGACAAAAAATGCTCAATACCACCAGCTCAGTTTGGATATGCCTTATGTAGCGAATACACAGTGGAGGCTTCGTGCGGATGCTTTACTTACGATCACTCCTACTACTTTATATTTTGGTGTAGGAGAATCCACGTTAAAACCTCTGACATATCAAGAACGAAATCAACCAGGCGCTCCACAGGTTACGAACGGGCAGTATGGTTTACAGGAATCTACGTTTCAATACCAAAGACCGGGAGGTCCTGGAGATCCGATTGAACTTGGAGGCAGGATTTATTCAGGAATTCCCTCCGGTCCTGGGTTCAATGTGACAGATCGTATGTACAACCGTTATACGATCCAAACTCCTCAGTTGAACTTCAGTACAGAGCGGTCTTTTTTTCACGGAACCGTAAGGCTCGTGGCTGGTTTTAGACTTTCGAATAACATTGTACATGTGAACGACGGAAAATTTGTAAAGTCGGTGGACCCGATTTTTGAAGGAACTCCTTTGAGTAATTCGGGGCAGATCCCAAATGCTAAAACCAGACTTACCGAAGACGCCGAAGCCGGAAAAATTTTAGGCTATCACGGAGGATTTGTAAATACTGCTAAGATTGGTCTTGTGTATGATACGAGAGATTTTGAACCAGACCCGAACTCTGGTGTTTTTTTGGAAGGCACTTATGAGAAGGCTTCTAAAACCATTGGTTCTGATTTTGATTTTCAGAAGTATTTTGGACATGCGAAGTTCTTTTATAGTCCGTTTCCGAAGACGTTTGAAAAGTTGGTTTTGGCTTCCAGATTTGGTTTTGGGATTTCGGATGGGAATGTTCCATTTTTTGAATATAGAAATCTTTGGGGCACGGAAAACACTGTCTCCGGTTTGGGTGGACTTAGAACGCTTAGAGGTTATAAACAGGATCGATTTGTGGGACGTGCGATGGGTTTTGGTACGTTGGAAATTCGTTGGAAATTTTGGGCATTTTCAGTCGGGGGAGAATACTTCGCATTAAACTTAGTTCCTTTCTGGGATTTTGGCAGGGTTTGGAACGATGAACACAAGGCGGGTCTAACCGATTATAAATATTCTCAGGGTTTAGGTCTTAGAATTGCTTGGAATCAAGCCACGATCATTATGATGGACTATGCAGTTTCCAGAGAAGATAAACAACTCTTTGTCAATTTTAGTCACGCGTTCTGAAGATAGTGAGTGGACGCTATCGCCTTCCTTCGGAAAAAAATTCGGTAAAACCCGGATTTTGTAATAGTTCCCACAATTTCAGAGTTTAACTGTAAAACCCGGATTTTGTAATAGTTCCCACAATTTCAGAGTTTAACTGTAAAACCCGGATTTGTAATAGTTCCTACATTTTCAGAGTTTAACTGTAAAACCCGGATTTGTAATAGTTCCTACATTTTCAGAGTTTAACTGTAAAACCCGGATTTTGTAATAGTTCCCACAATTTCAGAGTTTAACTGTAAAACCCGGATTTTGTAATAGTTCCTACATTTTCAGAGTTTAACTGTAAAACCCGGATTTGTAATAGTTCCTACAATTTCAGAGTTTAACTGTAAAACCCGGATTTGTAATAGTTCCTACAATTTCAGAGTTTAACTGTAAAACCCGGATTTGTAATAGTTCCTACAATTTCCAAATTAAAGAAGAACTTTTTCGTTTCTGATTTCTGTGTCTATTCTAGAAGGGTTTCTATTTTCAGGATAATCTGTGGAAAAATGAAGACCTCTACTTTCTTTTCTGGCAAGTGCAGAACGAATGATCAGTTCTCCGACGATTACCAAATTGCGCAATTCGATGAGTGGATTTGTGATCACGGTTCGATTGTAGTAGTCCTTTACTTCGTCGTAGATCAGATCCATTCTACGTTTTGCCCTTTCCAATCTGAGATTCGAACGGACGATTCCAACGTAATTGCTCATCGTATTTTTAATTTCGTTTAGATCATGAGAAATCAAAACCCATTCTTCCGTGTTGACCATTCCTTCTTTGTTCCAAGAAGGAATTTCATCGTGTGCTTTAGTAAATTCCGGACTTTCTTTTGAAACTCTCTGAGCGATCCGATTAGAGAATACGAGACATTCTAAAAGACTATTAGAAGCAAGGCGGTTACCTCCGTGAACACCGGTACATGCGGTTTCTCCTGCTGTTGAAAGATTAGAAATCGTAGTTCTACCTTCTAAGTCCGAAGCTACACCTCCACATAAAAAATGAGCAACTGGAACGACCGGAATCCGATCGGTGGTGATGTCAATTCCCAGTTCCTTACATTTTTCGTAGATGGAAGGAAAAGATTCTTTGATCTGAGAAGAAGGAAGATGTGTGACGTCCAACCAAACATGAGTTTCCCCTCTTTTTTTCATCTCTGAATCTATGGCTCTTGCTACCACGTCCCTAGGAGCCAGATCACCCATAGGATGATAACGTTTCATAAACGTTTCACCGTCCCGATTGAGTAAAATTGCTCCTTTACCACGCACCGCTTCTGAGATCAAAAAAGAATTTCCGTCTTTGTGATAAAGTGCGGTGGGATGAAATTGATAGAATTCCATGTTTTTAATGAGAGCACCCGCTCTGTATGCAGAAGCGACACCGTCTCCGGTGGCGATTTTAGGATTGGTAGTATGGGAGTAAACCTGACCCGCACCGCCGGTGGCAAGAATTGTTTCTTTTGCCAAAATAGGAAACACTTCTCCCGTATGGTTGGAAAGGACATAGGCTCCGTAACAGATTAGACCTTTTCGTTTTAGATGATGTGGAGTAATTAAATCTACTAAAGTATGATATTCTAATATTTGAATGTTTGAATTTTGTTTGACCACGCTTAAAAGGGTTTTTTCGATTTCCCTTCCGGTTCTGTCGTGTGCATGTACAATCCTGTTTTTACCGTGTCCTCCTTCTCTGGAAAGATCAAATTTACCGGAAGGTTCTAAATTAAACGGAACTCCATAATTTAAAAGTTCTTTTACTAGAGGAGGGCCTTCTTCCACTAAAACTTGAACCGCCGCGGGATCACAAAGCCAGGCTCCCGCTTCTAAAGTGTCTCTTACGTGATCTTCTAGTTTGTCTCCTTCCGCAAATACGGAAGCGATTCCACCTTGTGCATAGTTTGTATTGGATTCGTAGTCCGATTTTTTTGTGATTATGATTACGGAGCCATAGGGAGCGAGTTTTAAGGCCGCAAAAAGACCTGTAATTCCGCTCCCTAGGACTAAAAAGTCCGTTTTGATACGGGGCATGTTATTTCTTTTTTTGTGTGGCGAGTAGGGCTTCTATATAATCCAAGGAACGGATCAATTGGTAGTCCGGTTTGATCGGATCGTTTTTATGGGACGCAATGAACTCAGGTGCCTTTCCGTTTTTTTGAACCCAGGCTTCTAACTTCTTCACGTCGAAGGAACTTTTTTCTTCAGCTTCTGGAGGAAGTTCGGAAAGATGGTTCCACATATTTTCTTCTCTAAATCGAAACGGAAATGAACCGTCTTCTTCGGAGGAAATGTCTATGTCTGGTTTGACTCCTACGACTTGAATCGTGTTTCCGGAAGGAGAATAATAACGAGCTTGTGTAAGTTTGATCAAATAGTCGTTCCCTAAAGGCATTAACTTTTGTACGGTAGCCTTTCCAAAGGTTCTTTCACCTAGTAAAATTCCTCTTCCATGGTGTTTGATCGCGCTGGCTACGATTTCAGAAGCGGAAGCGGATTTAGCGTTGATTAGAACGGCTAACGGTAAATTGGTGATGTCCTTGTTCTTTGCGTAAGCGTCTTCGGGGCTACGATTCGGGCTTTTGGTGGAAACGATCAGACCCTTTTCGATAAACATATCCGCAATGTCGATTGCAAGGTCTAAGTAACCGCCTGCGTTATTTCTAAGATCTAAAACCAACGCTTTGAGTCTGGTGCCTTTCGCTTGAGCTTCTTTATCTAGTTCTTTGTATTTTTCTACGATTTCTCTATCTACGGAAGGGCCTTCTTCCGACTTCACAAAACCGGTGAGTTTGATATAACCGATATGTTCATGACCTTCGATGAGTTTACTACTTAAGTTTTTGATTTCAATCGTATCTCTTACTACTTCAATGTGTAAGGTTCCTGGAACTCCTTTTCTTTGAATGGTAAGCGCTACTTTAGAACCTTTTTTACCTTTAATTTTTTCTACTACCTTGTCTAAAAGAATTCCTTTGATCGACTTTCCATCAACTGCAAGAATCACGTCTCCGGAACGGATTCCAGCGTTGACCGCGGGTCTTCCTTCCAGCGGATTTTCCACTACAACTTCTTTGTTGCCTCCGCCGGAAAGAATGGCACCGATTCCTTCAAAACTTCCGTCTTGAATTTTGGCCATGGATTCTTCCCAAGCGGATCTTAAGAAAACGTTACTATGGGGATCTAAAGAAGATAGATAACCGTTTGCCGCCGCAAGCATCACGTCGTTCATTGTAAACGGTTCTTTGGATTTTTCTTCAGATTCTCCAAAAGGATCTTTTAAAGGAGAATCCTTATACTTATCTAAATTGGTTTCTATAAATGCGAGTACTCTATCAAAATCTTTTTTACTAAAACCAGTTCGTTCCCATTTAGAAGCGAGAACGTTCTTACGGATCTTTTCTCTTTCTACGATCTTTTTAACTTCTTCGTCGCTAACCTTGGATTTATTTGCGTCTTCTTTGAGTTTACGATCTCGGATTTTTTCCACTTCCGCATAATCCGGATCAAAAAGAATGAAAGAATCGTCTGTGGAAATTTTAAACGTTTTACCTGGAAAAATTTCGTCTTTTTCTTCGTATTTATCTCTTTCTTTGAAATAACTTTCCGGATAAAGATAAATGGAATGAGGAAGAGATAAGAGAGCGTAGATCGCCGCTTCTCGGTAGGCTCGGTTTTTATCGATGTTTTTGTCGATATAATAACGGG
Coding sequences:
- the omp85 gene encoding Omp85 family outer membrane protein, with protein sequence MKKFLIFVSFAISLLFVATGAAYGQQEDCSKLAFMDDVQRKPRTDLPFPISEMRRLRPEDICKKKEGWFPTGLPLLNSDPNVGVGYGVRVFLINNGKKSDPFFEYAPYRFRMFAQYFNTTKNRQYQDISFDAPYVFDTKWRLRGDLIYDTNPNTLYYGIGEKSLESLSYQERNQPGGEVVRNATYHEREKNIYFTRPGGPGDPVDFQGTNYSGFPNNDAFRVTDRMYNRYDIRSPQANLSGEHIFFGGLVRTVAGVRVSQNIIKTFDGQFVKSTDPLTEGTPFSNSGMTPNGKTKVTEDAEARKIIGANGGNVNSVRFGLVLDTRDLEPDPNRGMFVEATYEKVAKAFGSDFQYSKYFTQIKLFYSPFPKVFDKLVIAGRGAFGLTEGDAPFFEYRNLWSTEGGITGLGGLRTLRGYKQDRFTGKAMGWGNIELRWKFFDFNIAGQHFALNLVPFMDFGRVWDDEHNVGLKDYKYSRGLGFRIAWNQSTILMLDYAVSKEDKQVFMNFNHIF
- the omp85 gene encoding Omp85 family outer membrane protein; protein product: MKNDNQILKLQRSFIPIFCKSRKWSLKNFYKSFFTIFVISGCIFISSLKISAQENFTGCDKPEARKDLPFSIDRAKQMCKKDLDNKKEGWYPTGLPLINSDPNEGIGYGVRVYGYNNGKKSDPFFEYTPYRLRFFAQYFNTTKNAQYHQLSLDMPYVANTQWRLRADALLTITPTTLYFGVGESTLKPLTYQERNQPGAPQVTNGQYGLQESTFQYQRPGGPGDPIELGGRIYSGIPSGPGFNVTDRMYNRYTIQTPQLNFSTERSFFHGTVRLVAGFRLSNNIVHVNDGKFVKSVDPIFEGTPLSNSGQIPNAKTRLTEDAEAGKILGYHGGFVNTAKIGLVYDTRDFEPDPNSGVFLEGTYEKASKTIGSDFDFQKYFGHAKFFYSPFPKTFEKLVLASRFGFGISDGNVPFFEYRNLWGTENTVSGLGGLRTLRGYKQDRFVGRAMGFGTLEIRWKFWAFSVGGEYFALNLVPFWDFGRVWNDEHKAGLTDYKYSQGLGLRIAWNQATIIMMDYAVSREDKQLFVNFSHAF
- a CDS encoding S41 family peptidase, encoding MSLKKGSTVFSLLLSTLLAIFILFCEPTSGKSPVKADFTLKDFDNVVSHVSRYYIDKNIDKNRAYREAAIYALLSLPHSIYLYPESYFKERDKYEEKDEIFPGKTFKISTDDSFILFDPDYAEVEKIRDRKLKEDANKSKVSDEEVKKIVEREKIRKNVLASKWERTGFSKKDFDRVLAFIETNLDKYKDSPLKDPFGESEEKSKEPFTMNDVMLAAANGYLSSLDPHSNVFLRSAWEESMAKIQDGSFEGIGAILSGGGNKEVVVENPLEGRPAVNAGIRSGDVILAVDGKSIKGILLDKVVEKIKGKKGSKVALTIQRKGVPGTLHIEVVRDTIEIKNLSSKLIEGHEHIGYIKLTGFVKSEEGPSVDREIVEKYKELDKEAQAKGTRLKALVLDLRNNAGGYLDLAIDIADMFIEKGLIVSTKSPNRSPEDAYAKNKDITNLPLAVLINAKSASASEIVASAIKHHGRGILLGERTFGKATVQKLMPLGNDYLIKLTQARYYSPSGNTIQVVGVKPDIDISSEEDGSFPFRFREENMWNHLSELPPEAEEKSSFDVKKLEAWVQKNGKAPEFIASHKNDPIKPDYQLIRSLDYIEALLATQKKK
- the lsa25 gene encoding surface adhesin Lsa25 — translated: MKKYQYILIFYILFSFFVNCEEKPDDTTLGFINEDEKVLLAGMLFFNPYSVDTTSGTITDTTSRLMWKICTQGQALRVGQNGQYDCEGINDASTIIGRYGASLFQYCSLNLSDCNTISIPQVLVGQTSGFSGTSEAYDTCSQDRTAGHSDWRLPNLPELKALTASGSLNSFLLKFPNTVEDHYWTSWAKEGTVDTAHTISFEASHFGEEMAFAKTNRNFVRCVRSLP
- a CDS encoding M23 family metallopeptidase; its protein translation is MKSDFTVAKKIRKKFLGLCVILQSLIFTFILYSESKLEIPKVFESPREELELDSIDKFFSEHKEYVSDGFDFPVGKPNAKGYIDKQPFGKNFHLGEDWNAVGRNDYGDPVYAVSHGIVKFVGDEGPGWGTVIMMTHLLPNGKRINSLYAHLSKINVSKGDRIRKGKVIGRIGDANGRYGPHLHFEMRDDFLLPTGPGYSRNPSGYLNPKVFIRKNRKLK
- the nadB gene encoding L-aspartate oxidase, with translation MPRIKTDFLVLGSGITGLFAALKLAPYGSVIIITKKSDYESNTNYAQGGIASVFAEGDKLEDHVRDTLEAGAWLCDPAAVQVLVEEGPPLVKELLNYGVPFNLEPSGKFDLSREGGHGKNRIVHAHDRTGREIEKTLLSVVKQNSNIQILEYHTLVDLITPHHLKRKGLICYGAYVLSNHTGEVFPILAKETILATGGAGQVYSHTTNPKIATGDGVASAYRAGALIKNMEFYQFHPTALYHKDGNSFLISEAVRGKGAILLNRDGETFMKRYHPMGDLAPRDVVARAIDSEMKKRGETHVWLDVTHLPSSQIKESFPSIYEKCKELGIDITTDRIPVVPVAHFLCGGVASDLEGRTTISNLSTAGETACTGVHGGNRLASNSLLECLVFSNRIAQRVSKESPEFTKAHDEIPSWNKEGMVNTEEWVLISHDLNEIKNTMSNYVGIVRSNLRLERAKRRMDLIYDEVKDYYNRTVITNPLIELRNLVIVGELIIRSALARKESRGLHFSTDYPENRNPSRIDTEIRNEKVLL